A region from the Phycisphaeraceae bacterium genome encodes:
- the dnaJ gene encoding molecular chaperone DnaJ: protein MATQRDYYEILNVERTADGETIKRSYRKLALKYHPDRNPGDTECEARFKECAEAYEVLSDTDKRSRYDRFGHEGLRGTSGHNFRHMDPNDIFSMFEDIFGDMGGFGGSGGRGRRGGGRQRGQPGYDLETQVEITLEEVDSGAEHEVEFTRQDLCTTCGGNGAKPGTQPIACVTCGGVGQVQQAGFGGMFRMVTTCPACQGAGKVYKDKCADCRGSGRKPKKRKLSVKVPPGIHDGQAIRVTGEGEPGIGGGPQGDLHVVIHVQEHKLFTREDDHLVLKMPVSFTQAALGATVKVPTLNDETELTIKPGTQHGELFRLQGKGLPNLRSGRKGDLAVVLLVEIPKKLSDRQEQLLREFAETENAEVLPHSKKFWDKIKDSLKS, encoded by the coding sequence ATGGCCACTCAGCGCGACTACTACGAGATTTTGAATGTCGAACGAACCGCTGATGGTGAAACCATCAAGCGGTCGTATCGCAAGCTCGCGCTTAAATATCATCCTGATCGCAACCCCGGCGATACGGAATGTGAAGCACGGTTCAAGGAATGTGCCGAGGCATACGAGGTGCTGTCGGATACCGACAAGCGATCCCGTTACGATCGCTTTGGTCACGAAGGACTGCGGGGAACCAGCGGTCACAACTTCCGCCACATGGATCCCAACGACATCTTCTCGATGTTCGAGGACATCTTTGGTGACATGGGCGGATTCGGAGGCTCCGGGGGACGGGGACGACGCGGCGGCGGGCGGCAGCGCGGACAGCCCGGTTACGACCTCGAAACGCAAGTTGAGATCACGCTTGAAGAGGTCGATAGCGGTGCTGAACACGAAGTGGAGTTCACACGGCAAGATCTCTGTACGACCTGCGGCGGTAACGGAGCCAAACCTGGTACCCAGCCGATCGCGTGTGTGACCTGCGGCGGTGTGGGGCAGGTTCAGCAGGCGGGATTCGGCGGGATGTTCCGCATGGTCACCACCTGCCCGGCCTGTCAAGGCGCTGGTAAGGTTTATAAAGATAAATGTGCCGACTGCCGTGGATCAGGACGAAAACCGAAAAAGCGCAAGCTGAGCGTGAAAGTACCGCCTGGTATTCACGACGGGCAGGCGATTCGTGTCACGGGTGAGGGCGAGCCGGGAATCGGCGGCGGACCGCAGGGCGATCTGCATGTAGTGATTCACGTGCAGGAGCACAAGCTTTTCACCCGCGAGGATGACCATCTGGTTCTCAAGATGCCGGTGAGTTTCACGCAGGCAGCACTCGGCGCAACTGTGAAGGTGCCGACCCTCAACGATGAAACGGAGCTGACCATCAAGCCCGGTACTCAGCACGGCGAGCTTTTCCGGCTTCAGGGCAAAGGCTTACCCAACCTGCGGAGCGGGCGGAAAGGTGATCTGGCGGTTGTGCTGCTGGTGGAGATACCTAAGAAACTTTCGGATCGACAGGAACAACTGCTGCGCGAGTTCGCGGAAACGGAAAACGCGGAGGTATTGCCGCACAGTAAAAAATTCTGGGACAAGATCAAAGACTC